A single Sorex araneus isolate mSorAra2 chromosome 8, mSorAra2.pri, whole genome shotgun sequence DNA region contains:
- the ZNF805 gene encoding zinc finger protein 805 isoform X6, translated as MLENCRLLVSLGCPVPNPELIYHLEHWQEIQKVKRDPSQNFYPGNKGNLTITELTFYEPALSEETLLQAELTRGGPGDSQECQTRDQNGASEVLGGHVRTEQDPPSEMLRENSSPEWGGFKSAEGMCAGISQEPFPAGGAVLNRNSWESGKDPVVQEEENVFNCNECGKVFNKKCLLARHKRIHSGVKPYECTECGKTFSKSTYLLQHHMVHTGEKPYKCMECGKAFNRKSHLTQHQRIHSGEKPYKCTECGKAFTHRSTFVLHNRSHTGEKPFVCKECGKAFRDRPGFIRHYIIHSGENPYECFECGKVFKHRSYLMWHQQSHTGEKPYECSECGKAFCESAALIHHYVIHTGEKPFECLECGKAFNHRSYLRRHQRIHTGEKPYVCTDCGRAFTHCSTFILHKRAHTGEKPFECKECRKAFSNRADLIRHFSIHTGEKPFECLECGKAFNRRSGLTRHQRVHSGEKPYECGECGKSFCWSTNLIRHSVIHTGEKPYECSECGKAFSRSSSLTQHQRIHTGRNPIGVAGVGKPDTISDDLQQLLPRKNLLDITTEENLLPENTSSTESDHSCQRKTSQISSL; from the coding sequence GTAACAAAGGAAATCTGACGATCACAGAACTTACCTTTTATGAGCCAGCCCTATCTGAGGAAACCTTACTCCAGGCGGAGCTGAcccgaggaggccctggggactcCCAGGAGTGTCAGACTAGGGATCAGAATGGAGCATCAGAGGTGCTGGGAGGACATGTTAGGACAGAGCAAGACCCTCCCTCAGAGATGCTCCGGGAGAACTCGAGCCCTGAGTGGGGCGGCTTCAAGTCAGCTGAAGGCATGTGTGCAGGAATCTCACAGGAGCCATTCCCTGCTGGAGGTGCTGTCCTTAACCGGAACTCCTGGGAGTCAGGGAAAGATCCTGTGGTCCAGGAAGAGGAAAATGTCTTCAACTGTAATGAATGCGGGAAGGTTTTTAACAAAAAATGTCTCCTTGCTCGACATAAGAGGATCCATTCTGGGGTGAAGCCCTATGAGTGCACAGAGTGTGGGAAAACCTTTAGCAAGAGCACTTACCTccttcagcaccacatggtccacacTGGTGAAAAGCCCTATAAGTGCATGGAGTGTGGAAAAGCCTTCAATCGCAAGTCACACCTTACACAGCACCAGCGCATCCACAGTGGAGAGAAGCCTTATAAGTGCAcagagtgtgggaaggccttcactcacCGCTCCACGTTTGTCTTGCATAACAGGAGCCACACTGGAGAAAAACCCTTTGTGTGCAAAGAGTGTGGAAAAGCCTTTCGAGATAGGCCAGGTTTTATTCGCCACTACATCATCCATAGTGGTGAGAATCCCTACGAATGCTTTGAGTGTGGCAAGGTCTTCAAGCACAGGTCATACCTCATGTGGCATCAGCAGAGTCACACTGGGGAGAAGCCCTACGAGTGCAGTGAATGTGGGAAAGCCTTCTGTGAGAGCGCAGCCCTCATTCACCACTATGTCATCCATACCGGGGAGAAGCCCTTTGAATGTCTCGAGTGTGGGAAAGCCTTCAACCACAGGTCATACCTCAGGAGACACCAGCGCATACACACCGGGGAGAAGCCCTATGTGTGCACCGACTGTGGAAGGGCCTTCACCCACTGCTCCACTTTCATCTTGCATAAGAGGGCACACACAGGGGAAAAGCCATTTGAGTGCAAAGAATGCAGGAAAGCCTTTAGTAATCGAGCAGACCTGATCCGGCACTTCAGCATCCACACAGGGGAGAAGCCTTTCGAGTGCCTGGAGTGTGGGAAAGCCTTCAACCGCAGGTCAGGCCTCACGAGGCACCAGCGCGTCCACAGTGGAGAGAAGCCCTATGAGTGTGGGGAGTGTGGGAAATCCTTCTGCTGGAGCACGAACCTGATCCGCCACTCAGTCATCCACACGGGAGAGAAGCCCTATGAGTGTAGCGAGTGTGGAAAGGCCTTCAGCCGGAGCTCTTCCCTCACACAGCATCAGAGGATTCACACTGGGAGAAACCCCATTGGTGTGGCCGGTGTGGGAAAGCCTGACACGATCTCAGATGACCTTCAGCAACTCCTGCCTAGGAAAAACCTTTTGGATATAACCACTGAGGAAAATCTTTTGCCAGAGAACACATCTTCCACAGAATCTGATCATTCATGCCAAAGAAAGACCTCTCAGATTTCTTCCCTGTGA
- the ZNF805 gene encoding zinc finger protein 805 isoform X2 — MSALERWVLAPAHVTFEDVFVYFSLEEWELLKEAQRLLYRDVMLENFALVASLALTPRLPSLTLASLLSSECSWYVSTHIITDSYSPQPCVFYQIALPLGCWRDAAREAAPSELSTKGESPAWSLKTSPCAQRTHPYERCDLLWRDTVPRTAPRDSLCVAPSRDRLLVSTDSDHQQHQEPCPGENPFRGHSTGAFPVKSFATHVSGKDCAGMEDGVAWPGCPGFSPHSGTEMDQGTGITVTSPHNPRFGQRDSGKDKLSLNPFPNLDSQRIRSKRGPSEGLPRGNTSKEKSAPTHCRMHREASPMCKECGKAFTHPSHLKEHQKQHTAKQHYTCSECGKVFSRKDTLVQHQKIHTGERSFDCSECGKAYSRSSHLVQHQRIHTGERPYKCGECGKAFSRKDTLIQHQRFHTGERPYGCSECGKFFSQSSHLIEHWRIHTGARPYECSECGKFFSHNSSLSKHKRAHSGARMYVCSKCRKAFSCKDTLVQHQIIHTGARPYECTECGKAFSRKDTLLQHQKIHTGERPYECGECGKFFSHSSNLIVHQRIHTGAKPYKCSECGKCFSHNSSLILHQRVHTGARPYVCSECGKAYISSSHLIQHKKVHTGARPYECTECGKFFSRNSSLILHQRVHTGEKSYVCSDCGKAYGRSSHLVRHQKVHGGNSL; from the exons ATGTCCGCTCTGGAGCGCTGGGTTCTAGCGCCG GCTCATGTGACCTTTGAGGATGTCTTTGTGTACTTCTCCCTCGAGGAATGGGAGCTCCTTAAAGAGGCTCAGAGACTCCTGTACCGAGATGTGATGCTGGAAAATTTTGCACTTGTGGCCTCACTGG CATTGACACCGAGGCTCCCATCCCTGACCCTGGCTTCCTTGCTCTCTAGTGAATGCTCATGGTATGTCTCCACCCATATCATAACAGATTCCTACTCCCCACAGCCTTGTGTCTTTTACCAGATTGCTTTGCCTTTAGGATGCTGGCGTGATGCAGCCCGTGAGGCGGCCCCTTCGGAGCTGTCCACAAAAGGAGAATCGCCGGCCTGGTCCCTGAAGACAAGTCCTTGTGCTCAGAGAACTCACCCATATGAGAGGTGTGATCTGCTCTGGAGGGACACTGTGCCCAGAACTGCACCCCGGGATTCACTCTGTGTGGCTCCAAGTAGGGACAGGCTCCTGGTCAGCACAGACAGTGACCACCAGCAGCATCAAGAGCCGTGCCCTGGGGAAAATCCCTTCAGGGGGCATAGCACTGGGGCTTTCCCTGTGAAGAGCTTTGCCACCCATGTGTCAGGGAAGGACTGTGCTGGCATGGAAGATGGAGTGGCCTGGCCAGGCTGTCCTGGCTTCTCCCCTCACAGTGGGACAGAGATGGACCAGGGGACTGGGATCACAGTCACCTCCCCACATAACCCTCGTTTCGGGCAGAGAGACAGTGGTAAAGACAAATTGTCTCTGAACCCCTTTCCTAACCTTGATAGCCAGAGAATTCGTTCTAAAAGGGGACCCTCTGAGGGTTTGCCCCGGGGAAATACGTCCAAGGAGAAATCAGCTCCAACTCACTGCAGAATGCACAGAGAAGCATCTCCCATGTGTAAGGAGTGTGGAAAGGCCTTCACTCACCCATCCCACCTGAAAGAGCACCAGAAACAGCACACTGCAAAGCAACATTACACCTgcagtgaatgtggaaaggtcttTAGTCGCAAAGACACACTTGTTCAGCACCAGAAAATCCACACCGGAGAACGGTCTTTTGATTGCAGTGAATGTGGGAAGGCCTACAGCCGCAGCTCCCACCTGGTTCAGCACCAAAGAATTCACACGGGAGAAAGGCCTTATAAATGTGgtgaatgtgggaaggccttcagccGCAAAGACACTCTGATCCAGCACCAGAGATTCCACACTGGAGAACGGCCATACGGGTGCAGTGAGTGTGGGAAGTTCTTTAGTCAAAGTTCCCACCTTATTGAACACTGGAGAATTCACACTGGGGCAAGACCTTATGAATGCAGTGAGTGTGGCAAGTTCTTTAGTCATAACTCCAGCCTCAGTAAACATAAGAGAgcccattcaggagccaggatgTATGTATGCAGCAAATGTAGGAAGGCTTTCAGCTGCAAAGACACCCTTGTTCAGCACCAGATAATTCACACTGGAGCAAGACCTTATGAGTGCActgagtgtgggaaggccttcagccGGAAAGACACACTACTGCAGCACCAGAAAATCCACACTGGAGAACGGCCTTATGAGTGTGGTGAGTGTGGGAAATTCTTTAGCCACAGCTCCAACCTTATTGTACACcagagaattcacacaggagCAAAACCTTATAAATGTAGTGAGTGTGGAAAGTGCTTTAGCCACAACTCCAGCCTCATTCTACACCAGCGAGTCCACACGGGAGCGAGACCATATGTGTGCAGTGAATGTGGAAAGGCCTACATCAGCAGCTCCCACCTCATTCAGCACAAGAAAGTTCACACAGGAGCAAGACCTTATGAATGCACTGAATGTGGCAAGTTTTTTAGCCGCAATTCGAGCCTCATATTACACCAGAGGGTTCACACTGGAGAAAAATCTTATGTGTGCAGTGATTGTGGGAAAGCCTATGGCAGAAGTTCCCATCTTGTTCGACACCAGAAAGTTCATGGGGGGAACAGTCTCTGA
- the ZNF805 gene encoding zinc finger protein 805 isoform X1, which produces MSALERWVLAPVSGGARTPWPAQAHVTFEDVFVYFSLEEWELLKEAQRLLYRDVMLENFALVASLALTPRLPSLTLASLLSSECSWYVSTHIITDSYSPQPCVFYQIALPLGCWRDAAREAAPSELSTKGESPAWSLKTSPCAQRTHPYERCDLLWRDTVPRTAPRDSLCVAPSRDRLLVSTDSDHQQHQEPCPGENPFRGHSTGAFPVKSFATHVSGKDCAGMEDGVAWPGCPGFSPHSGTEMDQGTGITVTSPHNPRFGQRDSGKDKLSLNPFPNLDSQRIRSKRGPSEGLPRGNTSKEKSAPTHCRMHREASPMCKECGKAFTHPSHLKEHQKQHTAKQHYTCSECGKVFSRKDTLVQHQKIHTGERSFDCSECGKAYSRSSHLVQHQRIHTGERPYKCGECGKAFSRKDTLIQHQRFHTGERPYGCSECGKFFSQSSHLIEHWRIHTGARPYECSECGKFFSHNSSLSKHKRAHSGARMYVCSKCRKAFSCKDTLVQHQIIHTGARPYECTECGKAFSRKDTLLQHQKIHTGERPYECGECGKFFSHSSNLIVHQRIHTGAKPYKCSECGKCFSHNSSLILHQRVHTGARPYVCSECGKAYISSSHLIQHKKVHTGARPYECTECGKFFSRNSSLILHQRVHTGEKSYVCSDCGKAYGRSSHLVRHQKVHGGNSL; this is translated from the exons ATGTCCGCTCTGGAGCGCTGGGTTCTAGCGCCGGTGAGTGGCGGAGCCCGCACGCCTTGGCCCGCGCAG GCTCATGTGACCTTTGAGGATGTCTTTGTGTACTTCTCCCTCGAGGAATGGGAGCTCCTTAAAGAGGCTCAGAGACTCCTGTACCGAGATGTGATGCTGGAAAATTTTGCACTTGTGGCCTCACTGG CATTGACACCGAGGCTCCCATCCCTGACCCTGGCTTCCTTGCTCTCTAGTGAATGCTCATGGTATGTCTCCACCCATATCATAACAGATTCCTACTCCCCACAGCCTTGTGTCTTTTACCAGATTGCTTTGCCTTTAGGATGCTGGCGTGATGCAGCCCGTGAGGCGGCCCCTTCGGAGCTGTCCACAAAAGGAGAATCGCCGGCCTGGTCCCTGAAGACAAGTCCTTGTGCTCAGAGAACTCACCCATATGAGAGGTGTGATCTGCTCTGGAGGGACACTGTGCCCAGAACTGCACCCCGGGATTCACTCTGTGTGGCTCCAAGTAGGGACAGGCTCCTGGTCAGCACAGACAGTGACCACCAGCAGCATCAAGAGCCGTGCCCTGGGGAAAATCCCTTCAGGGGGCATAGCACTGGGGCTTTCCCTGTGAAGAGCTTTGCCACCCATGTGTCAGGGAAGGACTGTGCTGGCATGGAAGATGGAGTGGCCTGGCCAGGCTGTCCTGGCTTCTCCCCTCACAGTGGGACAGAGATGGACCAGGGGACTGGGATCACAGTCACCTCCCCACATAACCCTCGTTTCGGGCAGAGAGACAGTGGTAAAGACAAATTGTCTCTGAACCCCTTTCCTAACCTTGATAGCCAGAGAATTCGTTCTAAAAGGGGACCCTCTGAGGGTTTGCCCCGGGGAAATACGTCCAAGGAGAAATCAGCTCCAACTCACTGCAGAATGCACAGAGAAGCATCTCCCATGTGTAAGGAGTGTGGAAAGGCCTTCACTCACCCATCCCACCTGAAAGAGCACCAGAAACAGCACACTGCAAAGCAACATTACACCTgcagtgaatgtggaaaggtcttTAGTCGCAAAGACACACTTGTTCAGCACCAGAAAATCCACACCGGAGAACGGTCTTTTGATTGCAGTGAATGTGGGAAGGCCTACAGCCGCAGCTCCCACCTGGTTCAGCACCAAAGAATTCACACGGGAGAAAGGCCTTATAAATGTGgtgaatgtgggaaggccttcagccGCAAAGACACTCTGATCCAGCACCAGAGATTCCACACTGGAGAACGGCCATACGGGTGCAGTGAGTGTGGGAAGTTCTTTAGTCAAAGTTCCCACCTTATTGAACACTGGAGAATTCACACTGGGGCAAGACCTTATGAATGCAGTGAGTGTGGCAAGTTCTTTAGTCATAACTCCAGCCTCAGTAAACATAAGAGAgcccattcaggagccaggatgTATGTATGCAGCAAATGTAGGAAGGCTTTCAGCTGCAAAGACACCCTTGTTCAGCACCAGATAATTCACACTGGAGCAAGACCTTATGAGTGCActgagtgtgggaaggccttcagccGGAAAGACACACTACTGCAGCACCAGAAAATCCACACTGGAGAACGGCCTTATGAGTGTGGTGAGTGTGGGAAATTCTTTAGCCACAGCTCCAACCTTATTGTACACcagagaattcacacaggagCAAAACCTTATAAATGTAGTGAGTGTGGAAAGTGCTTTAGCCACAACTCCAGCCTCATTCTACACCAGCGAGTCCACACGGGAGCGAGACCATATGTGTGCAGTGAATGTGGAAAGGCCTACATCAGCAGCTCCCACCTCATTCAGCACAAGAAAGTTCACACAGGAGCAAGACCTTATGAATGCACTGAATGTGGCAAGTTTTTTAGCCGCAATTCGAGCCTCATATTACACCAGAGGGTTCACACTGGAGAAAAATCTTATGTGTGCAGTGATTGTGGGAAAGCCTATGGCAGAAGTTCCCATCTTGTTCGACACCAGAAAGTTCATGGGGGGAACAGTCTCTGA
- the ZNF805 gene encoding zinc finger protein 805 isoform X7 — MLRENSSPEWGGFKSAEGMCAGISQEPFPAGGAVLNRNSWESGKDPVVQEEENVFNCNECGKVFNKKCLLARHKRIHSGVKPYECTECGKTFSKSTYLLQHHMVHTGEKPYKCMECGKAFNRKSHLTQHQRIHSGEKPYKCTECGKAFTHRSTFVLHNRSHTGEKPFVCKECGKAFRDRPGFIRHYIIHSGENPYECFECGKVFKHRSYLMWHQQSHTGEKPYECSECGKAFCESAALIHHYVIHTGEKPFECLECGKAFNHRSYLRRHQRIHTGEKPYVCTDCGRAFTHCSTFILHKRAHTGEKPFECKECRKAFSNRADLIRHFSIHTGEKPFECLECGKAFNRRSGLTRHQRVHSGEKPYECGECGKSFCWSTNLIRHSVIHTGEKPYECSECGKAFSRSSSLTQHQRIHTGRNPIGVAGVGKPDTISDDLQQLLPRKNLLDITTEENLLPENTSSTESDHSCQRKTSQISSL; from the coding sequence ATGCTCCGGGAGAACTCGAGCCCTGAGTGGGGCGGCTTCAAGTCAGCTGAAGGCATGTGTGCAGGAATCTCACAGGAGCCATTCCCTGCTGGAGGTGCTGTCCTTAACCGGAACTCCTGGGAGTCAGGGAAAGATCCTGTGGTCCAGGAAGAGGAAAATGTCTTCAACTGTAATGAATGCGGGAAGGTTTTTAACAAAAAATGTCTCCTTGCTCGACATAAGAGGATCCATTCTGGGGTGAAGCCCTATGAGTGCACAGAGTGTGGGAAAACCTTTAGCAAGAGCACTTACCTccttcagcaccacatggtccacacTGGTGAAAAGCCCTATAAGTGCATGGAGTGTGGAAAAGCCTTCAATCGCAAGTCACACCTTACACAGCACCAGCGCATCCACAGTGGAGAGAAGCCTTATAAGTGCAcagagtgtgggaaggccttcactcacCGCTCCACGTTTGTCTTGCATAACAGGAGCCACACTGGAGAAAAACCCTTTGTGTGCAAAGAGTGTGGAAAAGCCTTTCGAGATAGGCCAGGTTTTATTCGCCACTACATCATCCATAGTGGTGAGAATCCCTACGAATGCTTTGAGTGTGGCAAGGTCTTCAAGCACAGGTCATACCTCATGTGGCATCAGCAGAGTCACACTGGGGAGAAGCCCTACGAGTGCAGTGAATGTGGGAAAGCCTTCTGTGAGAGCGCAGCCCTCATTCACCACTATGTCATCCATACCGGGGAGAAGCCCTTTGAATGTCTCGAGTGTGGGAAAGCCTTCAACCACAGGTCATACCTCAGGAGACACCAGCGCATACACACCGGGGAGAAGCCCTATGTGTGCACCGACTGTGGAAGGGCCTTCACCCACTGCTCCACTTTCATCTTGCATAAGAGGGCACACACAGGGGAAAAGCCATTTGAGTGCAAAGAATGCAGGAAAGCCTTTAGTAATCGAGCAGACCTGATCCGGCACTTCAGCATCCACACAGGGGAGAAGCCTTTCGAGTGCCTGGAGTGTGGGAAAGCCTTCAACCGCAGGTCAGGCCTCACGAGGCACCAGCGCGTCCACAGTGGAGAGAAGCCCTATGAGTGTGGGGAGTGTGGGAAATCCTTCTGCTGGAGCACGAACCTGATCCGCCACTCAGTCATCCACACGGGAGAGAAGCCCTATGAGTGTAGCGAGTGTGGAAAGGCCTTCAGCCGGAGCTCTTCCCTCACACAGCATCAGAGGATTCACACTGGGAGAAACCCCATTGGTGTGGCCGGTGTGGGAAAGCCTGACACGATCTCAGATGACCTTCAGCAACTCCTGCCTAGGAAAAACCTTTTGGATATAACCACTGAGGAAAATCTTTTGCCAGAGAACACATCTTCCACAGAATCTGATCATTCATGCCAAAGAAAGACCTCTCAGATTTCTTCCCTGTGA
- the ZNF805 gene encoding zinc finger protein 805 isoform X5: MSALERWVLAPVSGGARTPWPAQEWELLKEAQRLLYRDVMLENFALVASLGCWRDAAREAAPSELSTKGESPAWSLKTSPCAQRTHPYERCDLLWRDTVPRTAPRDSLCVAPSRDRLLVSTDSDHQQHQEPCPGENPFRGHSTGAFPVKSFATHVSGKDCAGMEDGVAWPGCPGFSPHSGTEMDQGTGITVTSPHNPRFGQRDSGKDKLSLNPFPNLDSQRIRSKRGPSEGLPRGNTSKEKSAPTHCRMHREASPMCKECGKAFTHPSHLKEHQKQHTAKQHYTCSECGKVFSRKDTLVQHQKIHTGERSFDCSECGKAYSRSSHLVQHQRIHTGERPYKCGECGKAFSRKDTLIQHQRFHTGERPYGCSECGKFFSQSSHLIEHWRIHTGARPYECSECGKFFSHNSSLSKHKRAHSGARMYVCSKCRKAFSCKDTLVQHQIIHTGARPYECTECGKAFSRKDTLLQHQKIHTGERPYECGECGKFFSHSSNLIVHQRIHTGAKPYKCSECGKCFSHNSSLILHQRVHTGARPYVCSECGKAYISSSHLIQHKKVHTGARPYECTECGKFFSRNSSLILHQRVHTGEKSYVCSDCGKAYGRSSHLVRHQKVHGGNSL, encoded by the exons ATGTCCGCTCTGGAGCGCTGGGTTCTAGCGCCGGTGAGTGGCGGAGCCCGCACGCCTTGGCCCGCGCAG GAATGGGAGCTCCTTAAAGAGGCTCAGAGACTCCTGTACCGAGATGTGATGCTGGAAAATTTTGCACTTGTGGCCTCACTGG GATGCTGGCGTGATGCAGCCCGTGAGGCGGCCCCTTCGGAGCTGTCCACAAAAGGAGAATCGCCGGCCTGGTCCCTGAAGACAAGTCCTTGTGCTCAGAGAACTCACCCATATGAGAGGTGTGATCTGCTCTGGAGGGACACTGTGCCCAGAACTGCACCCCGGGATTCACTCTGTGTGGCTCCAAGTAGGGACAGGCTCCTGGTCAGCACAGACAGTGACCACCAGCAGCATCAAGAGCCGTGCCCTGGGGAAAATCCCTTCAGGGGGCATAGCACTGGGGCTTTCCCTGTGAAGAGCTTTGCCACCCATGTGTCAGGGAAGGACTGTGCTGGCATGGAAGATGGAGTGGCCTGGCCAGGCTGTCCTGGCTTCTCCCCTCACAGTGGGACAGAGATGGACCAGGGGACTGGGATCACAGTCACCTCCCCACATAACCCTCGTTTCGGGCAGAGAGACAGTGGTAAAGACAAATTGTCTCTGAACCCCTTTCCTAACCTTGATAGCCAGAGAATTCGTTCTAAAAGGGGACCCTCTGAGGGTTTGCCCCGGGGAAATACGTCCAAGGAGAAATCAGCTCCAACTCACTGCAGAATGCACAGAGAAGCATCTCCCATGTGTAAGGAGTGTGGAAAGGCCTTCACTCACCCATCCCACCTGAAAGAGCACCAGAAACAGCACACTGCAAAGCAACATTACACCTgcagtgaatgtggaaaggtcttTAGTCGCAAAGACACACTTGTTCAGCACCAGAAAATCCACACCGGAGAACGGTCTTTTGATTGCAGTGAATGTGGGAAGGCCTACAGCCGCAGCTCCCACCTGGTTCAGCACCAAAGAATTCACACGGGAGAAAGGCCTTATAAATGTGgtgaatgtgggaaggccttcagccGCAAAGACACTCTGATCCAGCACCAGAGATTCCACACTGGAGAACGGCCATACGGGTGCAGTGAGTGTGGGAAGTTCTTTAGTCAAAGTTCCCACCTTATTGAACACTGGAGAATTCACACTGGGGCAAGACCTTATGAATGCAGTGAGTGTGGCAAGTTCTTTAGTCATAACTCCAGCCTCAGTAAACATAAGAGAgcccattcaggagccaggatgTATGTATGCAGCAAATGTAGGAAGGCTTTCAGCTGCAAAGACACCCTTGTTCAGCACCAGATAATTCACACTGGAGCAAGACCTTATGAGTGCActgagtgtgggaaggccttcagccGGAAAGACACACTACTGCAGCACCAGAAAATCCACACTGGAGAACGGCCTTATGAGTGTGGTGAGTGTGGGAAATTCTTTAGCCACAGCTCCAACCTTATTGTACACcagagaattcacacaggagCAAAACCTTATAAATGTAGTGAGTGTGGAAAGTGCTTTAGCCACAACTCCAGCCTCATTCTACACCAGCGAGTCCACACGGGAGCGAGACCATATGTGTGCAGTGAATGTGGAAAGGCCTACATCAGCAGCTCCCACCTCATTCAGCACAAGAAAGTTCACACAGGAGCAAGACCTTATGAATGCACTGAATGTGGCAAGTTTTTTAGCCGCAATTCGAGCCTCATATTACACCAGAGGGTTCACACTGGAGAAAAATCTTATGTGTGCAGTGATTGTGGGAAAGCCTATGGCAGAAGTTCCCATCTTGTTCGACACCAGAAAGTTCATGGGGGGAACAGTCTCTGA
- the ZNF805 gene encoding zinc finger protein 805 isoform X3 has product MLENFALVASLALTPRLPSLTLASLLSSECSWYVSTHIITDSYSPQPCVFYQIALPLGCWRDAAREAAPSELSTKGESPAWSLKTSPCAQRTHPYERCDLLWRDTVPRTAPRDSLCVAPSRDRLLVSTDSDHQQHQEPCPGENPFRGHSTGAFPVKSFATHVSGKDCAGMEDGVAWPGCPGFSPHSGTEMDQGTGITVTSPHNPRFGQRDSGKDKLSLNPFPNLDSQRIRSKRGPSEGLPRGNTSKEKSAPTHCRMHREASPMCKECGKAFTHPSHLKEHQKQHTAKQHYTCSECGKVFSRKDTLVQHQKIHTGERSFDCSECGKAYSRSSHLVQHQRIHTGERPYKCGECGKAFSRKDTLIQHQRFHTGERPYGCSECGKFFSQSSHLIEHWRIHTGARPYECSECGKFFSHNSSLSKHKRAHSGARMYVCSKCRKAFSCKDTLVQHQIIHTGARPYECTECGKAFSRKDTLLQHQKIHTGERPYECGECGKFFSHSSNLIVHQRIHTGAKPYKCSECGKCFSHNSSLILHQRVHTGARPYVCSECGKAYISSSHLIQHKKVHTGARPYECTECGKFFSRNSSLILHQRVHTGEKSYVCSDCGKAYGRSSHLVRHQKVHGGNSL; this is encoded by the exons ATGCTGGAAAATTTTGCACTTGTGGCCTCACTGG CATTGACACCGAGGCTCCCATCCCTGACCCTGGCTTCCTTGCTCTCTAGTGAATGCTCATGGTATGTCTCCACCCATATCATAACAGATTCCTACTCCCCACAGCCTTGTGTCTTTTACCAGATTGCTTTGCCTTTAGGATGCTGGCGTGATGCAGCCCGTGAGGCGGCCCCTTCGGAGCTGTCCACAAAAGGAGAATCGCCGGCCTGGTCCCTGAAGACAAGTCCTTGTGCTCAGAGAACTCACCCATATGAGAGGTGTGATCTGCTCTGGAGGGACACTGTGCCCAGAACTGCACCCCGGGATTCACTCTGTGTGGCTCCAAGTAGGGACAGGCTCCTGGTCAGCACAGACAGTGACCACCAGCAGCATCAAGAGCCGTGCCCTGGGGAAAATCCCTTCAGGGGGCATAGCACTGGGGCTTTCCCTGTGAAGAGCTTTGCCACCCATGTGTCAGGGAAGGACTGTGCTGGCATGGAAGATGGAGTGGCCTGGCCAGGCTGTCCTGGCTTCTCCCCTCACAGTGGGACAGAGATGGACCAGGGGACTGGGATCACAGTCACCTCCCCACATAACCCTCGTTTCGGGCAGAGAGACAGTGGTAAAGACAAATTGTCTCTGAACCCCTTTCCTAACCTTGATAGCCAGAGAATTCGTTCTAAAAGGGGACCCTCTGAGGGTTTGCCCCGGGGAAATACGTCCAAGGAGAAATCAGCTCCAACTCACTGCAGAATGCACAGAGAAGCATCTCCCATGTGTAAGGAGTGTGGAAAGGCCTTCACTCACCCATCCCACCTGAAAGAGCACCAGAAACAGCACACTGCAAAGCAACATTACACCTgcagtgaatgtggaaaggtcttTAGTCGCAAAGACACACTTGTTCAGCACCAGAAAATCCACACCGGAGAACGGTCTTTTGATTGCAGTGAATGTGGGAAGGCCTACAGCCGCAGCTCCCACCTGGTTCAGCACCAAAGAATTCACACGGGAGAAAGGCCTTATAAATGTGgtgaatgtgggaaggccttcagccGCAAAGACACTCTGATCCAGCACCAGAGATTCCACACTGGAGAACGGCCATACGGGTGCAGTGAGTGTGGGAAGTTCTTTAGTCAAAGTTCCCACCTTATTGAACACTGGAGAATTCACACTGGGGCAAGACCTTATGAATGCAGTGAGTGTGGCAAGTTCTTTAGTCATAACTCCAGCCTCAGTAAACATAAGAGAgcccattcaggagccaggatgTATGTATGCAGCAAATGTAGGAAGGCTTTCAGCTGCAAAGACACCCTTGTTCAGCACCAGATAATTCACACTGGAGCAAGACCTTATGAGTGCActgagtgtgggaaggccttcagccGGAAAGACACACTACTGCAGCACCAGAAAATCCACACTGGAGAACGGCCTTATGAGTGTGGTGAGTGTGGGAAATTCTTTAGCCACAGCTCCAACCTTATTGTACACcagagaattcacacaggagCAAAACCTTATAAATGTAGTGAGTGTGGAAAGTGCTTTAGCCACAACTCCAGCCTCATTCTACACCAGCGAGTCCACACGGGAGCGAGACCATATGTGTGCAGTGAATGTGGAAAGGCCTACATCAGCAGCTCCCACCTCATTCAGCACAAGAAAGTTCACACAGGAGCAAGACCTTATGAATGCACTGAATGTGGCAAGTTTTTTAGCCGCAATTCGAGCCTCATATTACACCAGAGGGTTCACACTGGAGAAAAATCTTATGTGTGCAGTGATTGTGGGAAAGCCTATGGCAGAAGTTCCCATCTTGTTCGACACCAGAAAGTTCATGGGGGGAACAGTCTCTGA